A part of Puniceicoccaceae bacterium genomic DNA contains:
- a CDS encoding BMC domain-containing protein, with protein sequence MSESIGMIETRGFVGSVEASDAMSKAAGVELLKQVQIGGGFLTVIVKGDVGSVKAAVEAGAEAAQKVGELVSSNVIARPHGDILKQFGV encoded by the coding sequence ATGAGTGAATCAATCGGAATGATCGAAACCCGCGGATTTGTTGGCAGTGTTGAAGCCAGCGACGCGATGTCCAAAGCAGCTGGTGTGGAGTTGTTGAAACAAGTCCAGATCGGTGGAGGCTTTCTCACAGTCATCGTTAAAGGGGATGTGGGAAGCGTAAAAGCGGCGGTGGAAGCCGGCGCAGAAGCAGCCCAGAAAGTGGGTGAGCTTGTATCCTCCAATGTCATTGCCCGACCACACGGGGA